A single window of Fervidicoccus fontis Kam940 DNA harbors:
- a CDS encoding MBL fold metallo-hydrolase, with product MEKSSKFLIFKGRTNVLIVTNDNKEAIIVDTGIDEDSGRKIAKFLNQNSLTPVAIINSHSHADHIGGNSYLEKKFKIQSYSTKNECAFIENPLLEPLYLYEAFPPESLTIKTLAAEPSSCNSIEEFNINEFGIEIIRLPGHSIDMIGLKIGGELLFTADAFFGIDTLIKHKIPYHVNVKNSYLTLLMLKEEVKKFNAVLPSHGDLIQSQSEAEDAILKNINAILEVRDLIVNSFESKKEVESVISQVLNHYGFSNVPLAQYFLLKSAIMSYFAWLLDEKILSLETEDGRLVAKKI from the coding sequence ATGGAAAAGTCTTCTAAGTTTTTAATTTTTAAAGGAAGGACAAATGTATTAATTGTAACAAACGATAATAAAGAGGCTATCATAGTTGATACCGGCATAGATGAGGATAGTGGAAGAAAAATTGCAAAATTTTTAAATCAAAATTCTTTAACTCCTGTAGCAATTATCAATTCTCATTCTCATGCTGATCACATTGGAGGAAATAGCTATTTAGAAAAAAAGTTTAAAATTCAATCATACTCAACGAAGAATGAATGTGCCTTTATCGAAAATCCTTTGCTTGAACCTTTATACTTATATGAAGCTTTTCCTCCGGAGTCTCTCACAATAAAAACTCTCGCTGCCGAACCGTCAAGCTGCAATTCAATTGAAGAATTTAATATTAATGAATTTGGAATAGAAATTATAAGATTGCCTGGACATAGTATTGACATGATCGGTTTGAAAATTGGAGGTGAGCTTTTATTTACCGCTGACGCCTTTTTTGGTATCGATACCCTAATAAAGCATAAAATACCATATCATGTAAATGTTAAGAACTCATATTTAACCCTTCTAATGCTAAAAGAAGAGGTAAAAAAGTTCAATGCAGTTTTACCTTCTCACGGAGATTTAATCCAAAGCCAATCAGAAGCTGAAGATGCGATTTTAAAAAACATTAATGCGATTTTAGAGGTTAGAGATCTCATTGTTAATAGCTTTGAGTCTAAAAAAGAAGTTGAAAGTGTAATTTCTCAAGTTCTTAATCATTACGGATTTTCGAATGTTCCATTGGCACAGTATTTCTTGCTGAAATCAGCGATAATGTCGTATTTTGCCTGGCTGTTGGATGAAAAAATTTTATCTTTAGAGACCGAAGACGGAAGGCTCGTAGCAAAAAAGATTTAG
- the thsA gene encoding thermosome subunit alpha — MSYGVPVLILKEGTQRATGRDALRANIMAARTLAEILKTSLGPRGLDKMLVDSFGDVTVTNDGVTIVKEMEVNHPAAKLLVEVAKAQDAEVGDGTTTAVVLAGALLEKAEALLDQNIHPTVIMDGFSLAMHKALEILDSIAVEVKPEDTELLKKLVKTSISSKYIGSGETLEKLTDLIVEAAKLVAEPKPQGKGYELRLDNIKIEKKKGESLNDSMLIKGIVLDKEVVHPGMPKRVENAKIALLDAPLEIKKPEISAKINITSPEQMKSFLDEETKLLKEMVDKIAEVGANVVIAQKGIDDVAQHFLAKRGILAVRRVKRSDMEKLERATGGRIVTSIRDLRPEDLGEASLVEERKVGNEKMLFVEGVKNAKSVTILLRGANDIILDEAERSINDALHVLRNVMKDPKIVGGGGAPEIELALQLRKFATTVGGKKQLAIEAFADAMETIPMILAETSGIDALEALMKLRQLHTENKIFAGVNALTEKIIENTFEENIIEPIIVKKQAVKSASEATITILKIDDLIAAQAPKKKEEKGEGSEGGRMPQGAGMPEF; from the coding sequence ATGAGCTATGGAGTACCTGTTCTAATATTAAAAGAAGGAACTCAGAGGGCAACTGGTAGAGACGCTCTAAGAGCAAACATAATGGCAGCAAGAACTCTAGCAGAAATATTGAAAACGAGCCTAGGACCAAGAGGATTAGACAAAATGCTAGTTGATAGCTTTGGAGATGTCACAGTTACCAACGACGGAGTTACAATTGTAAAAGAGATGGAAGTAAATCATCCTGCTGCTAAACTACTAGTAGAAGTTGCAAAAGCTCAGGATGCAGAAGTGGGAGATGGTACAACTACTGCTGTTGTATTAGCTGGGGCACTTCTCGAAAAAGCAGAAGCTCTTCTCGACCAAAATATACATCCAACAGTAATTATGGACGGTTTCAGCTTAGCAATGCATAAGGCATTGGAAATTCTTGATTCTATCGCCGTAGAAGTAAAGCCTGAAGACACAGAATTGCTGAAAAAACTTGTTAAAACCTCTATTTCAAGCAAATACATAGGTAGCGGCGAAACGCTTGAAAAGCTTACAGATTTGATAGTTGAAGCGGCAAAATTAGTGGCCGAACCCAAGCCACAAGGAAAAGGATACGAACTAAGGCTTGACAACATAAAGATTGAGAAAAAGAAGGGAGAATCATTAAATGATTCAATGCTAATTAAAGGAATTGTCCTAGATAAAGAAGTAGTCCATCCAGGGATGCCTAAGAGAGTAGAAAATGCGAAAATTGCGCTTCTTGACGCCCCGCTAGAAATTAAGAAACCCGAAATAAGTGCAAAGATAAACATCACTAGTCCAGAACAAATGAAGTCCTTCTTAGATGAAGAAACAAAGTTATTGAAAGAAATGGTTGATAAAATAGCTGAAGTTGGAGCGAATGTAGTCATAGCACAAAAAGGCATCGATGATGTTGCGCAACACTTCCTCGCGAAAAGGGGAATACTTGCTGTTAGAAGAGTGAAGAGGAGCGATATGGAGAAGCTTGAGAGGGCGACAGGAGGAAGAATTGTCACAAGCATTAGAGATCTAAGACCTGAAGATTTAGGTGAGGCATCTCTTGTAGAAGAAAGAAAAGTCGGAAATGAAAAGATGCTGTTCGTAGAAGGAGTGAAAAACGCGAAAAGTGTAACTATATTATTAAGAGGAGCCAATGATATAATTCTTGATGAAGCTGAAAGAAGCATCAATGATGCGTTGCATGTTTTAAGAAACGTTATGAAGGATCCAAAAATTGTTGGCGGAGGAGGAGCTCCTGAGATCGAGCTAGCATTACAACTAAGGAAGTTTGCGACAACGGTAGGAGGAAAGAAGCAGCTAGCAATTGAAGCCTTTGCCGATGCTATGGAAACAATCCCCATGATCCTAGCTGAGACTAGTGGTATTGATGCGCTTGAAGCCTTAATGAAGCTAAGGCAGCTTCACACAGAAAACAAAATATTTGCAGGAGTTAATGCACTGACTGAAAAAATCATCGAGAACACTTTTGAAGAAAATATTATAGAACCTATAATTGTTAAGAAGCAGGCAGTTAAGAGTGCATCTGAAGCAACAATCACTATACTAAAAATCGATGACCTTATTGCTGCACAGGCTCCAAAGAAGAAAGAGGAGAAAGGCGAAGGTTCTGAAGGAGGAAGAATGCCTCAAGGAGCAGGAATGCCTGAGTTCTAA
- a CDS encoding ABC transporter ATP-binding protein, with protein MEGGIRLSDNSLDVIGLEAYLGGFHLGPINLNLKKNGVGLIIGPNGAGKSTLLKVILGLIDAKRGNIILNGREITKLPTEKRNIGYVPQSYALFENMTVRENIEFGLKVRKIPLNERNERVLNLARELKIEDLLNKKVSILSGGQKQRVALARALAILPDLLLLDEPFSNLDPQSFVNAIDLLDRTVARIGLSTIIVSQNASNLLKIATDVFFMKNGKMLYLGDPDKALRDPKVLEAAIYLGFDNFIKLSDVKKHANIFSDIQEKDGYLALRSNDISIVESEDNCEGFLIKGKLIKIYPEVNGSLYGELEIEEGTIIKARIQGKTSIKDSLDICINKNKASLILENFNS; from the coding sequence ATGGAAGGTGGAATAAGATTGAGCGACAATTCTCTTGATGTTATTGGCTTAGAAGCATACCTTGGCGGATTCCACCTTGGTCCTATAAATTTAAACCTAAAGAAAAATGGAGTTGGGCTAATCATTGGACCAAATGGTGCTGGAAAATCTACTCTTCTCAAAGTAATTCTTGGTCTAATAGATGCAAAAAGGGGGAACATAATACTAAATGGAAGAGAGATTACAAAGCTGCCCACTGAAAAGAGAAATATCGGCTATGTCCCTCAAAGTTATGCGCTTTTTGAAAACATGACCGTAAGAGAGAATATAGAGTTCGGACTGAAGGTGAGAAAAATACCGCTTAATGAAAGGAATGAACGTGTGTTGAATTTAGCTAGAGAGTTAAAAATTGAAGATCTTTTAAATAAAAAAGTTTCTATTTTAAGTGGAGGGCAGAAACAGAGAGTTGCTTTAGCAAGAGCTTTAGCAATACTGCCAGATTTGTTACTACTTGACGAGCCTTTTTCTAATTTGGATCCTCAAAGTTTCGTAAATGCAATTGACTTACTTGATAGAACGGTTGCAAGGATAGGGCTATCTACAATCATCGTCAGCCAAAATGCTTCAAACTTGTTAAAAATAGCTACAGATGTGTTTTTCATGAAAAATGGAAAGATGCTATATCTAGGAGATCCTGATAAAGCTCTTAGAGATCCTAAAGTTCTTGAAGCTGCAATTTATTTAGGATTTGACAATTTTATAAAGCTAAGCGACGTAAAAAAGCATGCGAATATTTTTAGCGATATACAAGAAAAAGACGGATATCTAGCTTTAAGGTCAAATGATATTTCAATAGTTGAATCAGAAGATAACTGCGAAGGTTTTTTGATAAAAGGAAAATTAATAAAAATTTATCCAGAAGTAAATGGCTCACTATATGGAGAATTGGAAATAGAGGAAGGTACCATAATCAAGGCAAGAATTCAAGGAAAAACCTCTATAAAAGATTCTCTAGATATTTGTATAAATAAAAATAAAGCATCGCTTATTCTAGAAAATTTTAATTCTTGA
- a CDS encoding substrate-binding domain-containing protein encodes MNKYWYLTIGIIIGLAIGGVLVYTIQNHEIKANPATNITTFNVGAAGTLKFSFSQLLSIYSNYFPSVQQGSPFFAGSGEVAQKEVTTKSYSIVAAADTSTIPSVLFPANLSDYEIAFGYTQMTIIVDLNTPYGREVYSLWNQSIQQIPYSDTWNDTWRKIFNIIALNPNTVVGVSNPFTDPSGYQAQCMLKLAGLTFYGNSSYLWSAIYSNPSKYIMRNTETDLLSLMTANNTVQFILSAYLSNAIPQVQYYQQNGYNITYITLPSAINLGDLSYVNYYKQVNVTWTQLGTTKTFSCKPVIYTITIPSNVQNKQASIDFILLIYSPIGQQVLKSYGIQPINPGIVYGNYTDVPQEIKIFTIPLDNVTNMKGLFPG; translated from the coding sequence ATGAATAAATATTGGTATCTAACTATAGGTATAATTATAGGATTAGCTATAGGTGGAGTTTTAGTTTATACTATACAGAATCATGAAATTAAAGCTAATCCGGCAACCAACATAACTACATTTAATGTAGGAGCAGCCGGGACGCTTAAATTTAGTTTCTCTCAACTTCTTTCGATATATTCTAACTATTTTCCTTCAGTACAGCAGGGTTCTCCCTTTTTTGCAGGTAGCGGAGAAGTAGCTCAAAAAGAAGTTACTACGAAATCTTATAGCATTGTAGCTGCAGCAGATACATCTACTATTCCATCAGTACTTTTTCCAGCTAACCTTTCAGACTATGAAATAGCTTTCGGTTATACACAAATGACAATAATTGTAGACTTAAATACTCCATATGGAAGAGAGGTATACTCTCTTTGGAATCAATCTATTCAACAAATACCATATAGTGATACTTGGAACGATACTTGGAGAAAAATTTTTAATATAATAGCACTGAATCCTAATACAGTCGTAGGAGTTTCAAATCCATTCACAGATCCCAGCGGTTATCAAGCACAGTGCATGCTTAAACTTGCTGGCCTAACTTTCTACGGAAATAGCAGTTACTTATGGAGCGCAATATATAGCAATCCGTCTAAATACATTATGAGAAATACTGAAACTGACCTTCTTTCTCTGATGACCGCAAATAATACTGTTCAATTCATCCTCTCTGCATACTTATCTAATGCAATTCCCCAAGTACAATATTATCAGCAAAATGGATATAACATCACATATATAACGCTTCCTTCAGCTATAAATCTTGGAGACTTGAGCTATGTTAACTATTATAAACAAGTAAATGTAACTTGGACTCAACTAGGAACTACAAAGACTTTTAGCTGTAAACCAGTGATATATACGATAACAATACCATCTAATGTTCAGAATAAGCAGGCGAGCATAGATTTTATATTGCTCATCTATAGCCCAATTGGACAGCAAGTTCTCAAATCTTACGGAATTCAACCTATTAACCCTGGAATAGTATATGGAAACTATACTGACGTACCGCAAGAAATAAAAATATTTACCATACCATTAGATAACGTAACCAATATGAAAGGTCTGTTTCCGGGATGA
- a CDS encoding DNA-directed RNA polymerase subunit K: MSISLPKSPEEIIPPKKLTRFERARIIGARALQLSMGAPPFIDVSNLPKDPIIIAEKELEMGVLPLTIVRWLRGEVKQLIPVKWLIEEEKKEYYLIKQ; the protein is encoded by the coding sequence ATGTCTATATCACTGCCTAAATCACCAGAAGAGATAATCCCTCCTAAAAAACTGACGAGGTTTGAAAGAGCTAGGATAATTGGAGCTAGAGCTCTTCAACTTTCAATGGGCGCCCCCCCTTTTATTGATGTTTCTAATTTACCAAAAGATCCAATTATTATAGCTGAAAAAGAACTAGAAATGGGGGTTCTTCCATTAACCATTGTTAGATGGCTTAGAGGAGAGGTTAAGCAACTTATACCAGTAAAGTGGCTAATAGAAGAAGAGAAAAAAGAATACTATCTTATAAAGCAATGA
- a CDS encoding DNA topoisomerase I, translating to MSLCKEVIEKGNYTLIISEKPKAAKAIAEALSYKPISCKDNNITYYVINNNEKTTVIASTAGHLFTLSTNSKDYPVFDYEWVPRWLVEKGAFHLKKYYYLLSKLSKRASEYVNACDYDIEGSVIGYMIIKLLGNETKGKRMKFSTLTKEELLNSFKKIGPFDYDMIEAGICRHELDWIWGINTSRALMHIYKQASGKNIVLSSGRVQSPALIEVFDRYIEERSFFSPPKFQLTAVFSKDSYKFSSSHISSPFEYKKDAEEAKKRALNVKRGNVSDIKEEKERIPPPPPFNLSDLQYEASRIYGFSPSYTQKIAEDLYLDVLISYPRTNSQKLPPSIPHKNILENLSVLKEYEKQIEEVKKRNPSYIPRQGRKEDPAHPAIYPTGKIPKDLKGDKLKLYDLIVRRYISTFMDDLVLIKRRVKINVGERDVFETNGTIIESKGWLKAYKFYTIEKAIPSLKLNDIVSIESIKIASYYPSKPKLHTKTSLLKWMESQNIGTEATRAQIIETLFKRGYLKSTSKGIIPTKLGIVVSLALKKYVSELTDVSLTRSFEVRLQEIRENKKSRSDVVKEAREVMSKIISQMKAQNEKIGKELMLYSNTPKDKRCILCELPGEVNGLCIIHYSALKKLSEGLEEWMKKTGEDKETSISKIEKNKSLGQAVREVASAIKNKTIILI from the coding sequence TTGAGCCTTTGTAAAGAGGTTATTGAAAAAGGGAATTATACGTTAATAATATCGGAAAAACCTAAAGCTGCAAAAGCTATAGCTGAGGCACTTAGCTATAAGCCCATATCCTGTAAAGATAATAACATAACTTATTATGTAATAAACAATAATGAAAAGACCACTGTTATCGCCAGTACTGCTGGGCATCTTTTTACTCTTTCTACTAATAGCAAAGACTACCCTGTTTTTGACTATGAATGGGTTCCTAGATGGTTGGTAGAAAAAGGCGCCTTTCATTTGAAAAAATATTATTATCTGCTCTCCAAGCTTTCAAAAAGAGCAAGCGAATATGTTAATGCATGTGATTATGATATAGAAGGATCAGTTATAGGATACATGATAATAAAATTGCTAGGCAACGAAACAAAAGGGAAAAGAATGAAGTTTTCAACTTTGACGAAAGAAGAATTGCTTAATTCTTTTAAAAAAATTGGACCGTTTGATTACGACATGATAGAAGCAGGAATATGCAGACATGAATTGGACTGGATATGGGGAATTAATACGAGCAGAGCGTTAATGCATATATACAAACAAGCCAGCGGAAAGAATATTGTCCTTAGTTCTGGAAGGGTTCAAAGTCCAGCTCTTATTGAAGTTTTTGACAGATATATTGAGGAGAGAAGTTTTTTCTCTCCGCCAAAGTTTCAATTGACTGCTGTTTTCTCTAAAGATAGTTACAAATTCAGCAGTTCACATATAAGTTCTCCATTTGAATATAAAAAAGATGCTGAAGAAGCAAAAAAGAGAGCATTAAATGTTAAGAGAGGAAATGTATCCGATATTAAAGAAGAAAAAGAAAGGATTCCTCCTCCGCCTCCTTTTAATTTAAGCGATTTACAATATGAAGCTTCTAGGATATATGGTTTCTCTCCAAGTTACACGCAAAAAATCGCTGAAGACCTATACTTAGATGTATTAATTAGCTATCCAAGAACTAACAGTCAAAAGTTGCCTCCATCCATACCGCATAAAAATATTCTAGAAAATCTTTCTGTGCTTAAAGAATATGAAAAACAGATAGAAGAAGTGAAAAAAAGGAATCCTTCATACATACCTCGACAAGGAAGAAAGGAAGACCCAGCGCATCCAGCCATATATCCCACAGGAAAGATACCTAAGGACTTAAAAGGTGATAAATTAAAGCTTTATGACCTTATAGTTAGAAGATATATTTCTACTTTCATGGATGATTTAGTATTAATAAAAAGAAGGGTTAAAATTAATGTTGGAGAAAGAGATGTCTTTGAAACCAATGGAACTATTATCGAATCTAAAGGATGGCTCAAAGCATACAAGTTCTACACTATAGAAAAAGCGATTCCATCCCTAAAATTAAACGATATTGTTAGTATTGAAAGTATAAAAATTGCTTCTTATTATCCTTCTAAACCCAAACTTCATACTAAAACTTCTTTGCTTAAGTGGATGGAATCGCAAAATATTGGTACTGAGGCGACTAGAGCACAAATTATAGAAACTTTATTCAAAAGAGGATATTTGAAGTCGACTTCAAAAGGTATTATACCGACAAAATTAGGAATTGTGGTTTCCCTGGCTCTTAAAAAATACGTGTCAGAACTTACAGATGTTTCACTTACGAGAAGCTTTGAAGTAAGATTGCAGGAAATAAGGGAAAATAAAAAAAGCAGAAGCGATGTAGTAAAAGAAGCGAGAGAAGTAATGAGTAAAATAATATCTCAAATGAAGGCTCAAAATGAGAAGATCGGTAAAGAGCTAATGCTTTACTCGAATACTCCAAAAGATAAAAGATGCATTCTGTGCGAATTGCCAGGAGAAGTAAATGGGTTATGTATAATTCATTATAGTGCCTTAAAAAAGCTTTCAGAAGGGTTGGAAGAATGGATGAAGAAAACAGGTGAAGATAAAGAAACTAGCATTTCTAAGATAGAAAAAAACAAGAGCCTTGGTCAAGCTGTAAGAGAAGTTGCAAGCGCAATAAAAAATAAAACCATTATATTAATATAA
- a CDS encoding adenosylcobalamin-dependent ribonucleoside-diphosphate reductase, protein MIEFSIIDPETVNSIVVKKRNGSTEQFNLEKLMQSVKKAANGFNEIDEEQIKEVVESVIKDLTLKGKEVPSSVISDLVEKHFVSRILISPIWEEVAKRYVLARIYNHVFGKGKWNDFDPVDSSFTFNALKVLEARYLLKNTESLRFTETPSMMFKRVARHLASVEGRYNNNTEVYEREFYKIMSELKFIPNSPTLMNAGTRNGVLSACYVIPVRDSLTTRNNDGIMDAVRAQALIQQQGGGTGFDFSELRPEGDIVGSTQGVASGPLSFMRLFDVTTEVIKQGGKRRGANMGVLHVWHPDIKRFIKAKTGELKDVFLQNFNISVGVYDSFMRAVENDGIFPLINPRKTWLKNTLDIDSKFYAVNLMRYSIEEEWVQEELIKELEKNDWSIPLHESKIITWEEALAIAENEKAIVNYVKARDLFKEMTDSAWEGGDPGVLFIDTINRKHPTWYLGKINATNPCGEEPLLEWENCNLGSINLTKYLVEENGKYKINWVALGNDVKIAIRFLDNVIDANRHPLSQITKANLKTRKIGLGVMGWAHLLAMMKIPYDSVEAIVLAYKLSEWIAYNAYLESIELAKEKGPFPEFKPDLYRPIWRDARKIEDLLSIANIEHGNIESIIKAFDTPEIDWNKLEEEYRKYGLRNATVTSIAPTGTISIIGGTSSSIEPLFALAFMRIVSVGTFIEIDKVFLKELEKLGLDTPNLISKIAETGSIQGMDEISEELKRVFKTAHDIDPIWHMLQQASWQVWVDAGTSKTINLRRDEPPETVYNIYLLAWKLGIKGITVYRDKSKSIQVLEKGIKKENKTVDNHVKEAVGELHETRKSVKKIRIGKKEIVAAEEDYAGGCPTCET, encoded by the coding sequence TTGATAGAATTTAGCATCATCGACCCAGAAACAGTAAACAGCATTGTTGTTAAGAAAAGAAATGGAAGCACCGAGCAATTTAATTTGGAAAAGCTAATGCAATCTGTGAAAAAAGCAGCCAATGGATTTAATGAAATTGATGAGGAGCAGATAAAAGAGGTAGTTGAAAGCGTAATTAAGGATCTGACCTTAAAAGGAAAGGAGGTTCCTTCCTCTGTAATTTCAGATCTTGTAGAAAAGCATTTTGTGTCTAGGATACTAATTTCCCCAATATGGGAAGAAGTGGCAAAGAGATATGTACTTGCAAGAATTTATAATCATGTTTTTGGAAAGGGGAAATGGAATGATTTTGACCCGGTGGATTCGTCTTTTACTTTTAACGCACTGAAGGTCCTTGAAGCAAGATATCTTTTAAAGAATACAGAATCGCTTCGCTTTACCGAAACGCCATCAATGATGTTTAAAAGGGTTGCAAGGCATCTCGCATCGGTTGAAGGGAGATACAATAATAATACTGAAGTGTATGAGAGAGAATTTTACAAAATTATGTCAGAGCTAAAATTCATACCAAACTCTCCCACACTTATGAATGCTGGAACTAGAAACGGTGTTTTGAGCGCATGCTACGTTATACCAGTTAGAGACTCTCTAACTACGAGAAACAATGATGGAATAATGGATGCTGTAAGAGCCCAAGCACTAATACAGCAGCAGGGGGGAGGGACAGGTTTTGATTTCAGTGAATTGAGGCCAGAAGGAGACATAGTCGGGTCAACACAGGGAGTTGCCAGCGGTCCGCTGAGTTTCATGAGACTTTTCGACGTTACTACAGAGGTTATAAAGCAGGGAGGCAAAAGAAGAGGAGCTAATATGGGAGTTCTTCATGTTTGGCATCCGGATATAAAAAGATTTATAAAGGCGAAAACCGGTGAGCTCAAAGACGTATTTTTACAGAACTTTAACATAAGCGTTGGAGTGTATGACTCATTTATGAGGGCAGTGGAAAACGATGGCATTTTTCCTCTAATAAATCCAAGAAAAACATGGCTCAAAAACACTCTTGATATTGATAGCAAATTCTATGCAGTGAATTTAATGAGATACAGCATAGAGGAGGAATGGGTTCAGGAAGAGCTAATAAAAGAACTTGAAAAGAATGACTGGAGCATCCCGCTTCATGAATCAAAGATCATTACTTGGGAGGAGGCTTTAGCTATAGCAGAAAACGAAAAAGCCATAGTCAATTATGTTAAAGCAAGAGATCTATTTAAAGAGATGACGGATAGTGCATGGGAGGGTGGAGATCCAGGAGTTCTTTTTATTGATACGATAAATAGAAAACATCCAACATGGTATCTTGGAAAAATAAATGCAACTAATCCATGCGGAGAAGAGCCCTTGCTTGAGTGGGAAAACTGTAATCTTGGAAGCATAAACTTGACCAAATATTTAGTTGAAGAAAATGGCAAATATAAGATAAATTGGGTTGCATTGGGCAATGATGTAAAGATTGCCATTAGATTCTTAGATAATGTCATCGACGCTAATAGACATCCTCTATCGCAAATAACAAAAGCTAACTTGAAGACGAGAAAAATAGGACTCGGCGTTATGGGATGGGCACATCTTTTAGCTATGATGAAAATACCATATGACAGCGTTGAGGCCATTGTTTTGGCATATAAGCTATCGGAATGGATAGCTTATAATGCATACCTTGAGAGCATTGAGCTTGCAAAGGAAAAGGGCCCCTTCCCGGAATTTAAGCCAGATCTATATAGACCAATATGGAGAGATGCTAGAAAAATAGAAGATTTGCTATCTATAGCCAATATAGAACATGGCAATATAGAGAGCATAATAAAAGCGTTCGATACACCGGAAATCGATTGGAATAAGCTAGAGGAAGAATACAGAAAGTACGGCCTCAGAAATGCAACCGTGACAAGTATAGCTCCAACAGGAACAATAAGCATTATTGGAGGCACAAGTAGCAGTATTGAGCCTCTTTTCGCTCTTGCATTCATGAGGATAGTTTCTGTTGGAACTTTTATAGAAATTGATAAAGTATTTCTAAAGGAGCTTGAGAAATTAGGGCTTGATACTCCCAATTTGATCTCAAAAATCGCGGAAACGGGCTCAATTCAAGGCATGGATGAAATAAGCGAAGAATTGAAGAGAGTATTCAAAACTGCTCATGATATTGACCCTATATGGCATATGTTACAACAAGCATCTTGGCAGGTTTGGGTAGATGCCGGAACAAGCAAGACGATAAACCTGAGAAGAGATGAGCCTCCTGAAACTGTCTATAACATATATTTGCTAGCTTGGAAGCTTGGGATCAAAGGCATTACTGTATATAGAGATAAGAGCAAAAGCATTCAAGTGCTCGAAAAAGGCATAAAGAAAGAAAATAAAACAGTTGACAATCACGTTAAGGAGGCTGTCGGAGAATTACATGAAACTAGAAAATCTGTGAAAAAAATCAGGATAGGAAAAAAAGAAATTGTTGCTGCTGAGGAAGACTATGCCGGCGGTTGTCCTACCTGCGAAACTTGA
- a CDS encoding ABC transporter permease → MSTKFSLFLLTFIILSGILLLFFSYPIAVIFAVGISGALSSFKITQFELGLLITIIASSLAALASIVFGIPLAYILARYNFRFKEVIETIVDIPIAVPHMIVGIMIVLSFAQYYGFGALLQTLGIKVIDTIFGAVLAVLYVSSTYAVRIIESAIKGLDPEIENVALSLGAPRAITFFSVVIPNIKKALANAILTSWARASSEAGALLIVAYQVNFAGNFVYPASVAIYEAYVGLGVLEAARFSVAMLILILGIYLATRAVLRWKVE, encoded by the coding sequence ATGAGCACAAAATTTTCCCTTTTTTTACTAACTTTTATAATATTAAGCGGGATTTTGCTTTTATTCTTTTCATACCCAATTGCAGTTATTTTTGCTGTTGGAATTAGCGGAGCTCTATCTTCGTTTAAAATAACACAGTTTGAATTAGGCTTATTGATAACAATCATCGCATCGTCTTTAGCTGCACTCGCTTCAATTGTATTTGGCATACCCCTAGCTTATATACTAGCAAGATATAATTTCAGATTCAAAGAAGTTATTGAAACTATTGTCGATATTCCTATTGCCGTTCCTCACATGATAGTAGGTATCATGATTGTTCTTTCTTTTGCACAGTACTATGGATTTGGTGCTTTATTGCAGACACTTGGAATAAAAGTTATAGATACTATTTTTGGAGCTGTGCTTGCCGTTCTTTACGTTTCATCGACATATGCTGTAAGAATAATAGAAAGTGCAATTAAAGGGTTAGACCCCGAAATTGAAAATGTAGCATTAAGCCTGGGAGCACCAAGAGCTATAACTTTTTTCTCTGTTGTTATTCCCAATATAAAAAAGGCTTTAGCAAATGCAATTTTAACCTCATGGGCAAGAGCATCCTCTGAGGCAGGTGCACTGCTAATAGTAGCCTACCAAGTAAACTTTGCAGGTAATTTTGTATACCCAGCTTCTGTAGCTATTTATGAGGCATACGTTGGTCTAGGTGTGTTAGAAGCCGCAAGATTTTCTGTAGCTATGCTTATATTAATTCTCGGAATATATCTAGCAACCAGGGCTGTTCTAAGATGGAAGGTGGAATAA
- a CDS encoding carboxymuconolactone decarboxylase family protein, with amino-acid sequence MDFVNKVEKNGALDAKTKELIALSIGIVKNCETCIYYHLNEAMKLGASREEILEAAWVAVLMDGGPSLAHLEYVIKALYAPLIKAINEPYSKQ; translated from the coding sequence GTGGACTTTGTAAATAAAGTTGAAAAAAATGGAGCTCTTGATGCGAAAACGAAGGAGCTTATTGCATTGAGCATAGGAATAGTTAAAAACTGTGAGACATGCATTTATTATCATTTAAATGAAGCAATGAAATTGGGAGCTTCCAGAGAGGAAATACTCGAAGCTGCTTGGGTTGCTGTCCTGATGGATGGAGGTCCAAGCTTAGCTCATCTAGAATACGTAATAAAAGCTCTATATGCACCGCTTATTAAAGCCATAAATGAACCTTATAGCAAACAATAG